A window of Christiangramia forsetii KT0803 contains these coding sequences:
- a CDS encoding hydroxypyruvate isomerase family protein yields the protein MADKINRRKLLKNLGLGAGLLSFTGVSGVFASNLEQKNKSSEKIFGSGKINHAVCRWCYQDIPLQKFAKACAAMGIQAIDLLKPSEWDIVEKEGLECSMATDDFASITEGFNDLTNHAQLQEKYKGLIRKASEHNIKNVICFSGNRNGMDDKTGIINCVKGLTPLLDYAESMNVNLVMELLNSKVDHPDYMCDHTAWGVNLAKALDKPNFKLLYDIYHMQIMEGDVIRTIRENHEYINHYHTGGNPGRNEINDSQELYYPAIMRAIHATGFDGFVAQEFIPTYDDKLAALREGIEICDI from the coding sequence ATGGCAGACAAGATCAATAGGCGGAAATTACTAAAAAACCTGGGGCTTGGCGCAGGATTGCTAAGTTTTACAGGAGTTTCAGGTGTGTTTGCTTCCAATTTGGAACAAAAAAATAAATCTTCTGAAAAGATTTTTGGCTCCGGAAAAATAAATCATGCGGTATGCCGGTGGTGTTACCAGGATATTCCACTTCAGAAATTTGCCAAAGCTTGTGCAGCAATGGGAATCCAGGCGATTGATCTTTTAAAGCCATCTGAATGGGATATTGTTGAAAAAGAAGGACTTGAATGTTCTATGGCGACCGACGATTTTGCCAGTATCACAGAAGGTTTTAATGATCTGACGAACCATGCGCAGCTTCAGGAAAAATATAAAGGTCTTATAAGAAAAGCTTCGGAACATAACATAAAAAATGTGATCTGTTTTTCGGGAAACCGAAACGGAATGGATGATAAAACCGGAATTATAAACTGCGTAAAAGGCCTTACGCCGTTATTGGATTATGCAGAAAGCATGAACGTAAATCTGGTAATGGAATTACTTAATAGTAAAGTAGACCATCCAGATTATATGTGTGATCACACCGCATGGGGTGTTAATCTAGCTAAAGCTCTGGATAAACCAAATTTCAAATTATTGTATGATATCTACCATATGCAGATCATGGAAGGCGATGTGATTAGAACTATCAGAGAAAATCACGAATATATAAATCATTATCATACAGGCGGAAACCCCGGGAGAAATGAAATTAATGACTCACAGGAGCTTTATTATCCTGCAATAATGCGAGCAATTCACGCAACAGGGTTTGATGGATTTGTAGCCCAGGAATTTATTCCGACTTATGATGATAAACTTGCCGCACTTAGAGAAGGAATAGAAATCTGCGATATATAA
- a CDS encoding NUDIX hydrolase: MTQDNSDLYQVKEKMYVATDCIIFGFHEGKLKLLVFKRRVEPLKGEWSLIGSFVRLDEDLDVAGQRVLSEITGLENVFMQQLKSYGKKDRDPGYRCISVAQYALIRIDEYDEKLVEEHGAHWYEIDLLPTLILDHNEMVQDALLQLKQNARYKPIGFELLPEKFTIPQLQNLYETIYQRELDARNFRKKVLSLNVLEKLEEKDKTTSKRGAFLYKFNYKNYQKLLKSGYNFEIA, translated from the coding sequence ATGACTCAAGATAACAGTGATCTCTATCAGGTTAAAGAGAAAATGTATGTAGCGACCGACTGTATTATATTCGGATTCCACGAAGGAAAGTTGAAGCTGCTGGTATTCAAAAGGCGGGTAGAGCCATTAAAAGGGGAATGGTCTTTAATTGGAAGCTTTGTTCGCTTAGATGAAGATTTGGACGTTGCAGGACAAAGAGTTTTAAGTGAAATTACCGGGCTTGAAAATGTATTTATGCAACAGCTAAAAAGCTATGGAAAAAAGGATAGGGATCCCGGATATCGCTGTATTTCGGTGGCTCAATATGCTCTTATAAGAATAGACGAATATGATGAAAAACTAGTGGAAGAGCATGGCGCACACTGGTATGAAATAGATCTGTTACCTACATTAATATTAGATCATAATGAAATGGTACAGGATGCTTTGCTACAGCTAAAACAAAATGCAAGATACAAACCGATTGGTTTTGAGCTGTTGCCTGAAAAGTTCACCATTCCACAACTACAAAACCTATACGAAACTATTTATCAGCGTGAACTTGACGCAAGGAATTTCAGAAAAAAAGTTTTGTCGCTCAATGTTTTAGAAAAGTTGGAGGAAAAAGATAAAACTACCAGTAAAAGGGGAGCGTTCCTCTATAAATTCAATTACAAGAATTATCAGAAACTTTTAAAGTCCGGTTATAATTTTGAAATAGCTTAA
- the galK gene encoding galactokinase has product MNVFYTFIIFEDIKLKNNVLSSIRSFKEKPNVFDNFKSEVVVESPGRINLIGEHTDYNEGFVLPTAIDKKIILKFQKNHTENFCRIYSETFNTGFEFQLDKAFEKGSDWENYILGVVKELQYHSSKLEGFDCLIESRLPVGAGISSSAALECGIASGLNELFDLGLDKLDIVKLSQKAENEFVGSNCGIMDQYSSVMSKEDHIILLDCRSLKSEFIPADFKDCKLLLLNTNVSHNLADSDYNSRREECEAAVAIIQKEMPEIKSVRDLSFEILNRFKDQLTGKMYERCLYVLKENERVLSAVKTLKSGSLKSFGDLMYSSHEGLQHNYEVSCPELDFLVDYSRDKEFIYGSRMMGGGFGGCTINLIEKDKIDDYIEEVSSAYFNKFNIKLDAISVHPDEGTKIFKK; this is encoded by the coding sequence ATGAATGTATTTTATACGTTTATTATATTTGAAGATATTAAATTAAAAAATAACGTGTTGAGCAGCATTAGATCTTTTAAGGAAAAACCAAATGTTTTTGACAATTTTAAATCGGAAGTTGTTGTAGAATCACCAGGACGTATCAATCTAATTGGGGAGCATACAGATTACAATGAAGGCTTTGTCCTGCCGACAGCTATCGATAAAAAGATTATACTCAAATTTCAAAAAAATCATACAGAAAATTTCTGTCGTATTTATAGCGAAACTTTTAATACGGGATTTGAATTTCAATTAGATAAAGCCTTTGAAAAAGGGTCTGACTGGGAAAACTATATTTTAGGTGTGGTAAAAGAACTTCAATATCATAGTTCCAAACTGGAAGGTTTTGACTGTTTAATAGAAAGCAGGCTTCCTGTGGGTGCCGGCATTAGTTCTTCTGCCGCTTTGGAATGTGGAATTGCAAGTGGACTTAATGAACTCTTTGATCTTGGCCTCGATAAGCTGGACATCGTAAAATTATCTCAGAAGGCAGAAAATGAATTTGTAGGCTCCAATTGCGGAATTATGGATCAGTATTCCTCTGTAATGAGCAAAGAAGACCATATTATATTGTTAGACTGCAGAAGCCTGAAATCAGAATTTATTCCTGCCGACTTTAAAGATTGCAAACTACTGCTGTTAAACACCAATGTTTCTCATAATCTGGCAGATAGCGATTATAATTCACGAAGAGAAGAATGTGAAGCTGCTGTGGCTATTATACAGAAAGAAATGCCGGAAATAAAATCGGTTAGGGACCTCAGCTTTGAGATACTAAATCGATTTAAAGATCAACTCACCGGGAAAATGTACGAAAGATGCCTTTATGTCTTAAAAGAGAATGAACGTGTGCTCTCTGCTGTAAAAACATTAAAATCTGGTAGTTTAAAAAGTTTCGGGGATTTAATGTATTCTTCGCATGAAGGCCTTCAACATAATTATGAAGTTAGTTGCCCGGAACTGGACTTTCTAGTGGACTATTCAAGAGATAAAGAGTTTATCTATGGATCCAGAATGATGGGTGGCGGCTTTGGAGGCTGTACAATCAACCTTATTGAAAAAGACAAAATCGATGATTATATCGAAGAGGTGTCTTCAGCATATTTCAATAAATTCAATATAAAATTAGATGCTATAAGCGTTCATCCCGATGAAGGCACTAAAATTTTTAAAAAATAA
- a CDS encoding UDP-glucose--hexose-1-phosphate uridylyltransferase has product MKTELNNTPHRRYNILTGEWILVSPHRTKRPWQGKTEETKVIKKETHDASCYLCPGNTRASGDTNPDYKEPYSFINDFSSLLPDAPEIDFQDGLLKAESEKGICKVVCFSPDHSLTLPLMEVEDITRVVKMWKKEYKELGAVENINYVQIFENKGAIMGCSNPHPHGQIWSQSSVPTEVLKKSVKFKEYWDQNKKSLLSDYLKQELDADERILEENEHFVALIPYWAVWPFEAMIIPKRHLQHIGQLNSEEEKAYAEILKKLTIKYDNLFETSFPYSSGIHQIPTDGKDYPEWHFHMSFYPPLLRSATVKKFMVGYEMFAGPQRDITAEQAAKRLNELSPVHYSK; this is encoded by the coding sequence ATGAAAACTGAACTGAATAATACACCACATAGGAGATATAATATTTTAACGGGAGAATGGATCCTGGTTTCACCACATAGAACAAAAAGGCCGTGGCAGGGTAAAACCGAAGAAACCAAAGTTATAAAAAAAGAAACTCACGACGCTTCCTGTTATTTATGTCCTGGAAACACACGTGCCAGTGGTGACACCAACCCAGATTATAAGGAACCGTATTCTTTTATCAACGACTTTTCTTCCTTGCTGCCAGACGCTCCGGAGATCGATTTTCAGGATGGATTATTAAAAGCCGAAAGTGAAAAAGGTATTTGTAAAGTTGTATGCTTCTCTCCAGATCATTCGCTTACCCTACCGCTTATGGAAGTTGAAGATATTACCAGGGTGGTAAAAATGTGGAAAAAGGAATATAAAGAATTGGGGGCTGTAGAGAATATTAATTATGTTCAGATATTCGAGAATAAGGGAGCGATCATGGGATGTAGCAATCCTCATCCGCACGGCCAGATTTGGTCTCAGTCCTCTGTGCCCACTGAAGTACTAAAGAAATCGGTGAAATTCAAGGAATATTGGGATCAAAATAAAAAAAGTCTGCTTTCAGATTATCTGAAACAGGAACTGGATGCAGATGAAAGAATTCTCGAAGAAAATGAGCATTTTGTAGCCCTTATCCCATATTGGGCAGTATGGCCATTTGAAGCGATGATCATTCCCAAAAGGCATCTTCAGCATATTGGTCAATTAAATTCTGAAGAAGAAAAAGCCTATGCTGAAATTCTAAAAAAGCTTACCATAAAATATGATAATCTCTTTGAAACATCATTCCCTTATTCTTCCGGAATACACCAAATTCCAACCGATGGAAAAGACTATCCCGAATGGCATTTTCACATGAGTTTCTATCCCCCATTATTACGTTCGGCAACGGTTAAGAAATTTATGGTGGGCTACGAGATGTTTGCGGGACCACAACGAGATATTACTGCAGAACAAGCAGCAAAAAGGCTAAATGAGCTATCTCCTGTGCATTATTCTAAATAA
- a CDS encoding LacI family DNA-binding transcriptional regulator: MEKKVTLKELAKQLNVSISTVSKALNDSPEISPQTRKKVKELADLNYYVPNVLAQNLKTSHTKTIGVIIPAILPHFFAEALHGIETKASELGYRIIICISNESIQKEAESIKTLINGQVDGLIMSLSKETQAKMDIDHIKTLFNHKVPLVLFDRVLDQISCDKIQINDSLQAELATMELYNSGCKKIAFFSGISNTSVSNERKQGYLAALKNLDIKEKVISFDPEKFPEKKLVGLISRKEIDSVLASDELGAILVMKSALDAGYKIPKDLSVIGFTNGTMSKHFRPSLSTVDQHAQDQGKLALETMVDRIEGKLSEKFSNYTLETSIIHRDSTRRNF; encoded by the coding sequence ATGGAAAAAAAGGTAACTCTAAAAGAGCTCGCGAAACAGTTGAATGTTTCAATTAGCACGGTTTCAAAAGCTTTAAATGATAGTCCGGAGATAAGCCCTCAAACTCGTAAAAAGGTAAAGGAACTTGCAGATTTGAACTATTATGTTCCTAATGTCCTGGCACAAAATCTAAAAACAAGCCATACCAAGACCATTGGGGTTATTATTCCTGCAATTCTTCCTCATTTTTTCGCGGAAGCCCTTCATGGAATTGAAACCAAGGCTAGTGAGCTTGGCTATCGTATTATTATTTGTATTTCTAACGAATCTATTCAAAAAGAAGCCGAAAGTATTAAAACGCTTATCAACGGGCAGGTAGATGGCCTTATCATGTCTCTTTCAAAGGAAACTCAGGCAAAAATGGATATAGATCATATTAAAACTCTTTTCAATCATAAAGTTCCGCTGGTTCTTTTTGACAGGGTTTTGGATCAAATCTCTTGTGATAAAATACAAATTAACGATTCGCTCCAGGCTGAATTGGCTACCATGGAGCTATACAACTCAGGGTGTAAAAAAATAGCTTTCTTTTCAGGTATATCAAATACCAGTGTAAGTAATGAAAGAAAACAGGGGTATCTGGCTGCCCTTAAAAACCTGGATATCAAAGAGAAGGTCATCAGTTTTGATCCCGAAAAATTTCCAGAAAAAAAACTGGTAGGCCTTATTTCCAGAAAAGAAATTGACAGCGTATTGGCTTCAGATGAACTGGGAGCGATACTGGTAATGAAAAGTGCATTAGATGCAGGTTATAAAATCCCCAAAGATCTTTCTGTAATTGGCTTCACCAATGGTACCATGAGCAAACACTTTCGCCCTTCTTTAAGCACTGTAGATCAGCATGCGCAGGATCAGGGCAAATTAGCACTGGAAACTATGGTAGATCGAATAGAGGGAAAACTTTCTGAAAAGTTCAGCAATTATACATTGGAAACCTCCATTATACACCGTGATTCTACCAGAAGAAATTTCTAA